Proteins from one Primulina huaijiensis isolate GDHJ02 chromosome 18, ASM1229523v2, whole genome shotgun sequence genomic window:
- the LOC140963912 gene encoding transcription factor HHO3-like — MLINSLNHHDFMEKNQRFQGYIHALEEERCKIQVFQRELPLCLELVTQAIAACKQQLSGTEGNYNFNVQSSCSEQTSSELPVLEEFIPLKRVSSDSVGKEEESQKPKNDINSKKLDWLRSVQLWNQTPDPPVKLEVKRDGSTGAFHPFKKEKSCDAMAPTVSARVPPASASSTAETSRGDGKKKEEKEGHSRRKPRRSWSPELHRRFLQALKQLGGPDGMRAL; from the exons ATGTTGATTAATAGCCTTAATCACCATGATTTTATGGAGAAAAACCAGAGATTCCAAGGTTACATCCATGCTCTAGAGGAAGAACGTTGCAAGATTCAAGTTTTCCAGCGTGAACTACCACTTTGTCTCGAGCTTGTTACTCAAG CAATTGCGGCATGCAAGCAGCAATTATCAGGGACAGAAGGCAATTATAATTTCAATGTGCAGTCTTCATGTTCCGAACAGACATCGAGTGAGTTACCAGTTTTGGAGGAATTTATTCCTTTAAAGAGGGTTTCCAGTGATTCCGTTGGCAAAGAAGAAGAATCTCAGAAGccaaaaaatgacataaattccAAGAAATTAGACTGGCTTAGATCTGTTCAGCTATGGAATCAAACTCCGGATCCACCCGTCAAATTG GAGGTGAAGAGAGATGGAAGTACGGGTGCATTCCATCCATTCAAGAAAGAGAAAAGTTGCGATGCCATGGCTCCAACTGTATCCGCACGAGTGCCGCCGGCTTCCGCTAGTTCCACGGCAGAAACCAGCCGTGGCGATGGAAAGAAGAAGGAAGAGAAAGAAGGGCACTCTCGAAGAAAGCCAAGAAGATCATGGTCACCTGAGCTACATCGAAGATTCTTGCAAGCCCTTAAACAATTAGGTGGTCCAGATGGTATGCGTGcactataa